TCGTTTGCCAACCGTAATCGGGGAAGTCCATTGCAATTTTTTCCATGAATTCGTCTCGAAACGTTTTCGCCAAAATACTGGCTGCTGCAATAGACTGAAACTTTGCATCACCCTTCACAATACAAGTATGAGGTATCGATAAATAAGGCTTAAACCTATTACCATCAACCAATAAATGTTCAGGCTTTAAACTCAAATTATCAACGCAGCGGTGCATTGCTAGTATGCTTGCATTAAGGATGTTGATTTCATCTATTTCTTGGGCAGTACAAGATTGAATGGAAAAAGCAATTGCTTTTTCTTTGATCCGTATTGCTAACTTCTCTCTATCTAGTTTATTAAGTTGCTTAGAGTCGTTCAACTCATCGATACCATGTCCTAATGGTAATATGACACCAGCAGCCAC
This portion of the Spirosomataceae bacterium TFI 002 genome encodes:
- a CDS encoding RNase HII, whose amino-acid sequence is MLKPYYNSDSIECGLDEAGRGCLAGPVVAAGVILPLGHGIDELNDSKQLNKLDREKLAIRIKEKAIAFSIQSCTAQEIDEINILNASILAMHRCVDNLSLKPEHLLVDGNRFKPYLSIPHTCIVKGDAKFQSIAAASILAKTFRDEFMEKIAMDFPDYGWQTNAGYPTIMHRKAILSIGSTIWHRKTFRVRLNQN